The proteins below are encoded in one region of Sporosarcina sp. FSL K6-1508:
- a CDS encoding LysE/ArgO family amino acid transporter, with product MTEAILHGIILAFGLIVPLGVQNVFVFNQGALQPTFMRAMPVVITAGICDTLLIVAAVSGVSVLVLTFAWLENIIFSIGILFLLYIGFVLWKSDVMSKQVDGERFSAKKQIIFAASVSLLNPHAILDTIGVIGSSSLNYTGNVRMAFTLTTIIVSWFWFFGIATAGRYFGKLDSTGKLMALLNKVSALVVWGIAVYMAIRLIKNMM from the coding sequence GTGACTGAGGCGATTTTACACGGAATCATTCTGGCATTCGGCTTGATTGTGCCGTTAGGCGTTCAAAATGTATTTGTATTTAATCAGGGGGCGTTGCAGCCTACGTTTATGAGAGCGATGCCGGTTGTTATCACTGCGGGGATTTGCGACACACTTCTAATTGTGGCGGCGGTGTCCGGGGTATCAGTTCTAGTCCTAACGTTTGCCTGGTTGGAAAATATTATTTTCAGTATTGGTATTCTTTTTTTACTCTATATCGGTTTTGTTTTATGGAAAAGTGATGTGATGTCGAAGCAGGTGGATGGAGAGCGGTTTTCAGCTAAAAAGCAAATCATCTTTGCGGCTTCGGTTTCTCTATTGAACCCTCATGCAATTCTCGATACGATTGGAGTTATCGGATCAAGTTCACTGAATTACACGGGGAATGTACGTATGGCATTCACGCTGACGACAATCATCGTTTCGTGGTTTTGGTTTTTCGGGATCGCAACTGCCGGGCGCTATTTCGGGAAGTTGGATTCGACAGGCAAGCTGATGGCGCTGTTGAATAAAGTTTCCGCTTTGGTCGTTTGGGGAATCGCCGTTTATATGGCGATCAGACTTATCAAGAATATGATGTAA
- a CDS encoding DUF3021 domain-containing protein has translation MKTFLYRSIIGIFFGAFIAVILTNSVVLFSDKDMLDGQLFLKNSLGSIFCGWFFTVTPLFFENANLRLSQQTALHFVTVVILYFILAFGIGWIPFTVKSFLLALGLFIVFYSVFWTSFYLYFRGQAKKMNAELDGL, from the coding sequence ATGAAAACCTTTTTATATAGAAGTATCATCGGTATTTTCTTCGGCGCATTCATCGCTGTGATTCTGACCAATTCAGTTGTGCTATTCAGTGATAAAGATATGCTAGATGGACAATTATTCCTTAAAAACTCGCTTGGTTCTATTTTCTGCGGCTGGTTTTTCACAGTCACACCGCTCTTTTTTGAAAATGCAAATTTGCGCTTGTCTCAACAGACCGCGCTGCATTTCGTTACAGTGGTAATTCTGTATTTCATTCTCGCATTCGGAATCGGTTGGATTCCGTTTACAGTAAAAAGCTTTTTACTCGCATTAGGATTATTCATTGTTTTCTATTCTGTATTTTGGACTTCTTTCTATCTTTATTTCAGAGGGCAGGCGAAAAAGATGAATGCGGAGTTGGACGGACTTTGA
- a CDS encoding LytTR family DNA-binding domain-containing protein, whose amino-acid sequence MKVSLNIDRDYEETKVTIECPELDDSIQEILDFIKGQDSEFLVGRDGDMQHILKPTDIHYFHTEKDSVVAVTAAGSFKLKEKLYELEAFLPSSKFIRLSKSVIANLHEMSRFEASFNGTLCVYFKSGEKEYVSRTYVNSIKDSLKMNRRKSE is encoded by the coding sequence ATGAAAGTATCATTAAACATTGATCGTGATTACGAAGAAACCAAAGTAACAATTGAATGCCCAGAATTAGACGATTCCATACAAGAAATTCTTGATTTCATCAAAGGTCAGGATTCGGAGTTCCTCGTCGGGAGAGACGGCGATATGCAGCATATTTTAAAACCGACGGATATTCACTACTTTCATACTGAAAAAGATAGTGTGGTCGCTGTGACAGCTGCTGGTTCATTTAAACTAAAAGAGAAATTATATGAACTTGAAGCGTTTCTACCATCGAGTAAATTCATCCGGCTTTCTAAATCGGTCATTGCTAATCTTCATGAAATGAGTCGTTTCGAAGCATCGTTTAACGGAACGCTATGCGTGTATTTCAAGTCAGGGGAAAAAGAATACGTCTCCAGAACATACGTCAATTCCATTAAAGATTCCTTGAAAATGAACAGGAGGAAAAGCGAATGA
- a CDS encoding ABC transporter permease gives MLATQLKYDLLMFSRELFYLVFTIVVPPITYIFMGQLFGDQTYAGNLSYAQTYTPSYILLITFTTVFFAFGFDQVTHRTTGVEKRIRLSPVSKNTLLLSSIIRSIIITSFGYLFIYAIGMLVYDLQFQVLNFITAYGFFIILNAVLLVIASAIYSFFNEMKSALVFSIVIFQVVIFTGGFAFPISMMPKFIQVIADFNPLFHMNNLFIAVWNDQLTFDNSLLISIGYISCLVIIALLVLRISNKKRI, from the coding sequence ATGTTAGCGACACAGTTAAAGTACGACTTACTTATGTTTTCAAGGGAATTGTTTTACTTGGTTTTCACGATTGTCGTGCCGCCAATTACGTATATTTTCATGGGGCAATTGTTCGGAGATCAGACATATGCAGGTAACTTGAGTTATGCACAAACGTATACACCGTCATATATTTTACTTATTACATTCACCACAGTATTTTTTGCTTTCGGGTTCGATCAGGTGACGCATCGTACAACGGGTGTGGAAAAGCGAATCAGACTTTCACCCGTTTCTAAAAACACGCTTTTACTGTCAAGTATCATCCGCTCCATCATCATTACAAGTTTCGGATACCTGTTCATTTACGCAATTGGCATGCTTGTATATGACTTGCAGTTTCAAGTATTGAATTTCATCACGGCCTACGGGTTTTTCATCATACTTAATGCTGTTCTGCTTGTTATCGCTTCAGCTATTTATTCTTTTTTCAACGAGATGAAAAGTGCTTTGGTTTTCTCCATCGTCATTTTCCAAGTTGTCATCTTCACTGGAGGATTTGCATTCCCAATCAGTATGATGCCGAAATTCATACAAGTCATTGCCGATTTTAATCCGCTCTTTCATATGAATAATTTATTCATTGCAGTTTGGAATGACCAGCTTACTTTTGACAATAGCTTACTTATTTCTATTGGATACATTTCTTGTTTAGTAATTATCGCATTGCTCGTTCTCCGTATTTCAAACAAAAAACGCATTTGA
- a CDS encoding ABC transporter ATP-binding protein codes for MTIINVKNLKKAYGTNVVLKGLDFQAQEGEIIGVIGKNGAGKSTFLEILMTIKQYDTGTVFVFDEEIKALSTNKLEQVRQQISVVLQPTQFYQTLKVQELLWLFKAYYKSPIDIETIITDFKLQPHRKKYFDKLSGGWKQIVSLAIAFLSQPKLLILDEPTTGLDPHMRNILWTYIMEYNERTGGTVILTTHNMDEIELYCDKVMLIDNGVNEIFDTTEGILASGYTSVNAFYLEKVSI; via the coding sequence ATGACTATCATCAACGTTAAAAATTTGAAAAAAGCTTACGGCACGAATGTCGTTTTAAAAGGATTGGATTTTCAAGCACAAGAAGGCGAAATAATCGGGGTCATCGGAAAGAACGGAGCAGGTAAATCGACGTTTCTCGAAATCCTTATGACAATCAAACAATATGACACCGGAACAGTGTTCGTTTTTGATGAAGAAATAAAGGCACTTTCAACTAACAAGCTGGAACAAGTTCGACAACAAATTTCAGTCGTCCTCCAGCCGACTCAGTTCTATCAGACGCTGAAGGTGCAGGAGTTGCTGTGGTTATTTAAAGCGTATTACAAATCGCCCATTGATATCGAAACAATCATTACTGATTTCAAGTTACAACCGCATCGAAAAAAATATTTCGATAAACTTTCCGGAGGATGGAAACAGATTGTAAGCTTGGCCATCGCCTTTTTATCACAACCGAAACTTCTAATTTTAGATGAACCGACGACGGGTCTAGATCCGCATATGCGCAATATTCTTTGGACGTACATTATGGAATACAACGAGCGTACAGGCGGCACGGTCATTCTAACAACACATAATATGGATGAAATCGAATTGTACTGCGACAAAGTGATGCTTATAGATAATGGCGTCAATGAAATCTTCGATACAACGGAAGGTATTTTGGCATCAGGCTATACATCCGTCAATGCATTTTATCTTGAGAAAGTATCCATATAA
- a CDS encoding VanW family protein, translating to MKRVNSLKPKKRSKMRIFFGKKVYRLKRYSEWYMDGKKYAMKRSVEKLNQVVFQHRTPLLRKLKDVDMELQTNKITNLKIAAKRLNGIVIQPGETFSYWRLIGSTTKRKGYVAGMILHYGQVTTGVGGGLCQLSNLIYWMTLHTPLTITERYRHSYDVFPDSKRNQPFGSGATCAYNYLDLQLKNETSEPYQLIVYLTDDSLVGEWRAYLAANRTYKVYEKEHSFTRESWGGYVRHNTIYRESYNLKGELIEDEFITENHAITMYEPFLSYEEC from the coding sequence ATGAAGCGGGTGAATTCATTGAAACCGAAAAAGCGAAGTAAGATGCGTATATTTTTCGGAAAGAAAGTGTATCGGCTGAAACGTTATTCAGAGTGGTACATGGACGGAAAAAAGTATGCAATGAAGCGGTCAGTGGAGAAACTGAACCAGGTTGTTTTTCAACACCGAACACCGCTCCTTCGCAAACTGAAAGATGTTGATATGGAATTACAAACCAATAAGATTACGAATTTGAAGATAGCAGCAAAACGATTGAACGGAATTGTGATCCAGCCTGGAGAGACATTTTCCTATTGGCGCTTGATAGGCAGTACAACGAAGCGTAAAGGGTACGTTGCTGGGATGATATTGCATTACGGGCAAGTGACGACAGGCGTTGGCGGGGGGCTATGTCAGTTGTCGAATTTAATTTATTGGATGACACTTCATACACCGCTAACGATTACAGAGCGCTATCGCCACAGTTACGACGTCTTCCCGGATTCAAAACGTAATCAGCCGTTCGGCAGCGGCGCTACATGTGCCTATAACTATCTTGATTTGCAACTAAAGAACGAAACAAGTGAACCGTATCAGCTTATCGTCTATCTGACGGACGACTCGCTCGTCGGTGAATGGCGTGCGTACCTAGCGGCTAATCGCACCTATAAAGTATACGAGAAAGAACACAGTTTCACACGTGAATCATGGGGCGGCTATGTGCGTCATAATACGATTTACAGGGAATCGTACAACCTGAAAGGCGAACTTATCGAGGATGAATTCATTACAGAAAACCATGCGATCACGATGTATGAACCATTTTTGTCATATGAGGAGTGTTGA
- a CDS encoding GNAT family N-acetyltransferase, with product MLGLNKGEVRLVPHATGWEEDFIEEKELLSEAIGMQVVDIEHMGSTSIKGIAAKPLLDILVGVRSMDDVAKFDKKRLKEAGYYHLGRVEIEGKVVFAKFTNLEDLTKTHVLHIVEYGGDWWQKHTFFRDYLNEHPDVAKQYEALKKKLAATYPNNESLYADAKLKFVDEVLNRREPRSFLINEGNLQVRELERVDKVLLSKWLSDPEILRYYEGRDNPFNIEKVEQEFFDSEENVLRCLVEFSGIPIGYVQFYIVDEQERQIYGYDNSSEMVYGMDQFIGESAYWDKGIGTQLVRSMVTYLIKEKDADRIVMDPQTWNERAIHCYEKCGFEKVKLLPANELHEGEYRDSWLMEHVAKTVDVLKISCVRI from the coding sequence ATGTTAGGACTGAACAAAGGGGAAGTCAGATTAGTACCGCATGCTACTGGCTGGGAAGAAGATTTCATTGAGGAAAAAGAATTATTGAGCGAGGCAATTGGAATGCAAGTGGTGGATATTGAACATATGGGAAGTACCTCTATCAAAGGAATTGCCGCGAAGCCGTTACTGGATATTCTTGTTGGTGTTCGATCAATGGATGATGTAGCGAAATTTGATAAAAAGAGATTAAAAGAAGCCGGTTATTACCATCTTGGTCGTGTGGAAATAGAAGGGAAAGTTGTTTTCGCTAAGTTTACAAACCTGGAGGATCTGACAAAAACACATGTCCTTCATATTGTAGAATATGGCGGGGATTGGTGGCAGAAACATACCTTTTTTAGAGATTATTTGAATGAACATCCTGATGTAGCCAAACAATATGAAGCATTGAAGAAAAAGCTGGCTGCCACATATCCGAATAATGAGAGTTTATACGCTGATGCGAAATTGAAGTTTGTTGATGAGGTATTAAATAGAAGAGAACCAAGGTCGTTCCTTATTAACGAAGGGAATTTGCAAGTCCGGGAATTAGAAAGAGTTGATAAGGTCCTACTCTCGAAATGGTTATCAGACCCGGAAATTCTTCGTTATTACGAAGGGCGGGATAATCCGTTCAATATTGAGAAGGTTGAGCAAGAATTCTTTGACTCTGAAGAAAATGTGCTAAGATGCCTGGTTGAATTTAGCGGAATTCCAATTGGCTATGTCCAGTTTTACATAGTGGACGAACAGGAAAGACAAATTTACGGCTATGACAACTCATCGGAGATGGTCTACGGAATGGATCAGTTCATAGGCGAGTCCGCTTATTGGGATAAAGGCATAGGAACACAACTCGTCCGTTCAATGGTGACGTACTTGATAAAAGAAAAAGATGCGGACCGAATTGTGATGGACCCGCAAACGTGGAATGAGCGTGCAATTCATTGTTATGAAAAATGTGGTTTCGAAAAGGTGAAATTACTACCGGCAAATGA